From Vicinamibacterales bacterium:
ATCGAGACATTCCTCGCGGGGCGCGGTGCCAACATGTTCTATCTGTATCGCTTGCTTGATGAGTCGCTCGACCCCAGTGACCCGTCGGTGCCACTCATCTTCGGTTCGGGTGTTTTGACCGGGATTGTGCCAAGCGCGGCCAGGGGGAACGTAACGTCATGGTCTCCCGAATCAGGCGTGTTGATGGACAGCAACGCGGGCGATTACTTTCCGTCTTTCTTGAAGATGAACGGGATTGACCATCTTGTTATCTATGGCCGGGCGGACGCATGGACCGTGCTCTGGCTTGGTGACGGGCGTGTAGAGTTCCGCGATGCAACGCCATATCTTGGACTCGACAATATCGACATGCGTGATCGCATCGCTGCTGATTTTGACGGCACTTGGACGCGGGACCTTGCGATGGCAAATATCACCCGAGCTGGCGAGAATCAGGCACTGACCAGCGCGATTATGGCTGGACCGAAGGCTTGCTACGCTCGTGGTGGTCCAGGCGCGAAGATGGGCTCGCTCAAGATGAAGGCAGTTGTTGTTCAGGGGCAGACCCACGATTTTGAAACAGCACAGCCTTACAAGCAATACAACAAGGAGATTGCGACCAAGCTACTGGACACGTCGGTTGTCAAGAACGCGCTGCGGACGATTGGAACGCCGTTTCTTTATCGACCCAGTCGGGTTCTTGGGGCGATGGGGACGAAAAATAATCAAGAAACAACCTGGACCGATCGTCTCGACGCCGAAAACATCACTCCGTTCCGTCCTGGTATGGCTGGCTGCTTCCGCTGTCCGGTCAACTGCCGCCCGCTGAACCAACTCAACGATGACAATACCGATCGGTACGGGCGGGGTGACGGTCCTGAGTACGTGACGCTGGGTAAATTCGGACCAAATGTTGGTATCGACCAGGTCGAGCCGGTGATCCGGCTCAACAATATTTGCAACGACCTTGGGTTGGACACGGCTTCGACCGGATCAGCCATTGCTTGGGCGATGGAACTGTATCAGCGCGGGATCGTTTCCAAGAGTGATACCGGTGGTCTTGAGCTCACGTGGGGCGACGCCGAACTTGTGGAACGCCTACTCTTTGCCATGTCACACCGTGAGGGCTTTGGAAACGTGCTCGCTGATAGCACGCGCGCCATCGAGCGCGGGCACTATTCAACTGAAGCGGGCAGGTATCGAATGGCGGTTAAAGGGCTGATGCAATCTGACCCACACGATGCGCGGATTTTAAAAGCATTCGCACTGGGTCTGGCGGTTTCGACCCGTGGCATGGATCACCTCCGGAACAGGGTCACTTTAGAGATTAACGCTCGCATTAACGACGACTCTGGCTACAAAGCGAAGCTTTACGGCGGGCCGGTCTCGGCCAAGCCGAACAGCTACGAGACGAAGGAATGGGCAGTTCGGGTGTGCGAGAACGTCTATGGTGTGGGGGATGCTGTCGGGATGTGCCGATTCACTACGAAACTCTTCAATAGCCCGTCGCTACCCGGTCTTGAGGAATTTTCTAGTCAGA
This genomic window contains:
- a CDS encoding aldehyde ferredoxin oxidoreductase C-terminal domain-containing protein yields the protein MPIEDRVARLLTELPPNPQFPTQGATLFVDLARRQVRQAYTPRRIIETFLAGRGANMFYLYRLLDESLDPSDPSVPLIFGSGVLTGIVPSAARGNVTSWSPESGVLMDSNAGDYFPSFLKMNGIDHLVIYGRADAWTVLWLGDGRVEFRDATPYLGLDNIDMRDRIAADFDGTWTRDLAMANITRAGENQALTSAIMAGPKACYARGGPGAKMGSLKMKAVVVQGQTHDFETAQPYKQYNKEIATKLLDTSVVKNALRTIGTPFLYRPSRVLGAMGTKNNQETTWTDRLDAENITPFRPGMAGCFRCPVNCRPLNQLNDDNTDRYGRGDGPEYVTLGKFGPNVGIDQVEPVIRLNNICNDLGLDTASTGSAIAWAMELYQRGIVSKSDTGGLELTWGDAELVERLLFAMSHREGFGNVLADSTRAIERGHYSTEAGRYRMAVKGLMQSDPHDARILKAFALGLAVSTRGMDHLRNRVTLEINARINDDSGYKAKLYGGPVSAKPNSYETKEWAVRVCENVYGVGDAVGMCRFTTKLFNSPSLPGLEEFSSQIANVTGLEFDAGALDRVGLNIMGVERLINHRLGVRRSDDTLPDRWFDEEITVGAYKTEKIDRLEFDAMLSRFYAISGLSDEGVPAKAWRQELESVLSGPA